GGTTGTTTCGGTTTGATTCGGTTTAATGGTCTCAATGATCTCCGCAAGTCCATTCATGGCCTGAAAAGAGGAGAAAGACTATTAACAAAACCTTAAGCATGTACAAAGTGAAATTATAGCTGAAACTCTAATGCTTCTCATATCTTTTTCTTACCCTTTTTGTTTCATGAAGTGACATCTCTAACATTTCAATTCTCTGCAAGAACCAACCACACCtatcagaaaaaaaatgttactaGAACCATGCAACTAAATTCCTAACCTTCTGTGCTTCCTTAACAGCATCTCTCAGGGAAGCATACTTCTTCAAAGTAATCATGTTCTTGCCTGAATCTTCCTGCATTTTATATTATCCTTTTCAGCTTTGATATTGTATTCAagaattcgatttttatatatacacataatcCTTTTATACTTTTTGATTGGTTGAAGCATTTTCTGAGACTTTATCCATAGTATGTTCCTCAGAATCAGCATCTCCCATTGTGAAAGTCTCCTGAAAATATTGAAACTAATCCCCTCTATAGTGAAAATAACTGTCTATTTGATGAATATATTCAAATGGTTCTTGCATAAACCTGGATCTTTGCCTTGATGTTTGGATCATTCCAGGGTCCTTCATCACTGAAAAGACACCCTCCACGATCTGAACAGGTGCAGTTTCCTCCAAGAAATGTTGGTAAGTTGCTGTTTTATGACATCAAACACAAACAATGCTGAGATTCCGAAGCAATTCTCATATACAAggcatatatatattctttctcACTGGTTCTAATAGAGAAACTATAAAAGAAATTGGCTGGACCTTGGATCTATTGCTTCAAGTAGCTCTCCAAGGTAGTTGGGTCCTAGCACctgtacacaaaaaaaaaacatttattatctTTGTGTCTAAACCAAGAAAGCACCAAAGGGAATATTCTTACCTGAACTTTGGCCAATGTCCGAGCATCAAGAAAGGTCTTGAGTGCAAGCCACAGCATCCGAAATCCAGAATTGGCATTCACAACGAAGAGGCGATGCAACGTCTGGACCCCAAAACACAAATCAGAATTACAAGCAATGTTCATGAAGCTGCTAATGAAATCCACCTACCTTAACCTACCTCAGGGTAATAGTTGCTGTCTATCTTCTGAATCTCCATGAAGAGAGATCTTGCAGATTTCGAAAAGTTTGACATTCCCTTTCCAAGAAACAACCAAATTAGCCAGCCACAAACAATATAACATGAAAGGGGCAGAAGACATCAACCACTTACCAATCCAGAAACATCCAAGATCGTTGTGGTAGATGAAACATGTTTCTCTGAAGCAATCGAACACGCCGGGTACCTCAAGCTCAGCGTTTTCTCTTGCTCCTTGATATGATACTTAACATATCTCTCAATGGTGGTTGCTTTCGAAAACGCGTTCAAGTCAACCATCCCTAGCCTCTCTATGTATATTGGCCTACGACTTTTGTCTACCTTATGAAACCCATGAGGGTAATGCTTCTTCACTTCACCGTACTCCTCATACTTAAACTCCTGTCAGACATTTCGTCGAACACTTTGTGAGTGAGCTGATCTTAAATCAACGAAAACAAACCAAAGTTCCAATCTTTTTAATTACCTTAGAGATCAAATCCACTTTAGAATCCACACGCCACTTCATGTAACTCAAAAACGCATCTTTGGCTTTCCCCAAATCAAAATCCCTCATCTTTAGAAACCTGATACCATCCATCAGAGATCGTAAACAGTTTCAATCAACCATGAAAGTTTTGgttagatgatgatgatggtaccTGAGAAGTGTATTGGAATCTCCGTGCTTTGCAGGTAACTGGCCGTGGAGGAGGAGCAAGTTACGAAACGCTTCAACCATTTGTTCATTGTTTGAGTTTTGCTGTTCGTGCATTGAATCTTCTTCTTCGGAACCATCAGATATGTGTATGTCTCTGACACTCACCTCTGTTTCTTGCATCTGTAACAATGATCATGGGCTCAGAGTTCAAAACTAataatgaagaaggagaagtgaAGTAGAGAGCAAGGAAAAGAAAAGTGGTGAAAATCGAATAATAGGTTTCTCTCGGCGCGGGAAAAGTTCGGCTGAGAGAATAACGGCCAATGCATTCATTCCCATTGTGAcgtttgtttttgtattttaaagagATAAAATGGGCCTACCTTAGCCCATGGGCTTACTGGACATAGTATGTGTGATTACAAAGTATATATATTCtctttaacttctttttttttggtaaaatatactattctctAACTTCATTTATTATAACAATAAAATCAAAGAAATAATTGAATTATACAATTGCTGTATTATTTCAATTAATACAAATCATCTCTTACAACATAAGAAGAATGTGAAAATAAGCTTGGGTCCCATGAGCCCCCATGAAAGATTCCGAACTAGCATTTCTAAAGTCGGGGGCAATTTCCATCGGAAAAAGCAACGTAGTGAACGAAAAGGTAAATTGTAAAGCGGATATCCAACTTTTCTGAAAAGAAAATTTCCGTAATTCATGTTGTCGAATATAATCACTCTTACCTAATTAATTagactagattttttaaccgcgctacgcgcggataagatattatacgtatttctcaattctaaaaaataatgtataatattgtattatattatttaaaaaatataaaatatgactacataacataaatatattttttaaattttttttgtggaaatcattatgttgtttgattgttgtacttgattcacatatttgcatagatatttgtgatagatgaataactatatttttattatcagtaaataatatatatttattatataatataagaaaaataaaattatttactttttaaacaaacttgtctcatattggggactcggttatag
This genomic interval from Brassica napus cultivar Da-Ae chromosome A6, Da-Ae, whole genome shotgun sequence contains the following:
- the LOC106399432 gene encoding phosphatidylinositol/phosphatidylcholine transfer protein SFH11 isoform X3 yields the protein MQETEVSVRDIHISDGSEEEDSMHEQQNSNNEQMVEAFRNLLLLHGQLPAKHGDSNTLLRFLKMRDFDLGKAKDAFLSYMKWRVDSKVDLISKEFKYEEYGEVKKHYPHGFHKVDKSRRPIYIERLGMVDLNAFSKATTIERYVKYHIKEQEKTLSLRYPACSIASEKHVSSTTTILDVSGLGMSNFSKSARSLFMEIQKIDSNYYPETLHRLFVVNANSGFRMLWLALKTFLDARTLAKVQVLGPNYLGELLEAIDPSNLPTFLGGNCTCSDRGGCLFSDEGPWNDPNIKAKIQTFTMGDADSEEHTMDKVSENASTNQKEDSGKNMITLKKYASLRDAVKEAQKRIEMLEMSLHETKRAMNGLAEIIETIKPNQTETTNSQMQTGLDRKPIVRKMSGLS
- the LOC106399432 gene encoding phosphatidylinositol/phosphatidylcholine transfer protein SFH11 isoform X1 — its product is MQETEVSVRDIHISDGSEEEDSMHEQQNSNNEQMVEAFRNLLLLHGQLPAKHGDSNTLLRFLKMRDFDLGKAKDAFLSYMKWRVDSKVDLISKEFKYEEYGEVKKHYPHGFHKVDKSRRPIYIERLGMVDLNAFSKATTIERYVKYHIKEQEKTLSLRYPACSIASEKHVSSTTTILDVSGLGMSNFSKSARSLFMEIQKIDSNYYPETLHRLFVVNANSGFRMLWLALKTFLDARTLAKVQVLGPNYLGELLEAIDPSNLPTFLGGNCTCSDRGGCLFSDEGPWNDPNIKAKIQFQYFQETFTMGDADSEEHTMDKVSENASTNQKEDSGKNMITLKKYASLRDAVKEAQKRIEMLEMSLHETKRAMNGLAEIIETIKPNQTETTNSQMQTGLDRKPIVRKMSGLS
- the LOC106399432 gene encoding phosphatidylinositol/phosphatidylcholine transfer protein SFH11 isoform X2; translated protein: MQETEVSVRDIHISDGSEEEDSMHEQQNSNNEQMVEAFRNLLLLHGQLPAKHGDSNTLLRFLKMRDFDLGKAKDAFLSYMKWRVDSKVDLISKEFKYEEYGEVKKHYPHGFHKVDKSRRPIYIERLGMVDLNAFSKATTIERYVKYHIKEQEKTLSLRYPACSIASEKHVSSTTTILDVSGLGMSNFSKSARSLFMEIQKIDSNYYPETLHRLFVVNANSGFRMLWLALKTFLDARTLAKVQVLGPNYLGELLEAIDPSNLPTFLGGNCTCSDRGGCLFSDEGPWNDPNIKAKIQETFTMGDADSEEHTMDKVSENASTNQKEDSGKNMITLKKYASLRDAVKEAQKRIEMLEMSLHETKRAMNGLAEIIETIKPNQTETTNSQMQTGLDRKPIVRKMSGLS
- the LOC106399432 gene encoding phosphatidylinositol/phosphatidylcholine transfer protein SFH11 isoform X4; this translates as MQETEVSVRDIHISDGSEEEDSMHEQQNSNNEQMVEAFRNLLLLHGQLPAKHGDSNTLLRFLKMRDFDLGKAKDAFLSYMKWRVDSKVDLISKEFKYEEYGEVKKHYPHGFHKVDKSRRPIYIERLGMVDLNAFSKATTIERYVKYHIKEQEKTLSLRYPACSIASEKHVSSTTTILDVSGLGMSNFSKSARSLFMEIQKIDSNYYPETLHRLFVVNANSGFRMLWLALKTFLDARTLAKVQVLGPNYLGELLEAIDPSNLPTFLGGNCTCSDRGGCLFSDEGPWNDPNIKAKIQETFTMGDADSEEHTMDKVSENASTNQKEDSGKNMITLKKYASLRDAVKEAQKRIEMLEMSLHETKRAMNGLAEIIETIKPNQTETTNSQMQTGLDRKPIDDKCNHVWSQSVTHATARVIDY